The following are encoded in a window of Candidatus Methylomirabilis tolerans genomic DNA:
- a CDS encoding ABC transporter ATP-binding protein, translating to MIELMNVKKVFNAGKPSEFSALNGVSLTISANQVTVLVGPSGSGKTTLLTIIGCMARPSAGRIRLGDREITSLPERFLTEIRRSTFGFIFQQPNLIKGITALENVMLPAYPLGRPRAALRESAIRSLDALGLREKALSKVEWLSGGEAQRVAIVRALINDPSVIIADEPTAHLDRSLSHRFLEIVEQFKVQGKTVLITSHDPLVYQAAVVDRVVKLRDGRLEEEA from the coding sequence TGGGGTCAGCCTGACGATCAGCGCGAATCAGGTCACCGTGCTGGTCGGTCCGAGCGGGTCGGGCAAGACGACCTTGCTCACCATCATCGGCTGTATGGCCAGGCCCTCGGCGGGGCGTATCAGACTCGGCGACCGTGAGATCACCAGTCTTCCGGAACGATTTTTAACCGAGATCAGACGCAGTACGTTCGGCTTTATTTTTCAGCAGCCGAATCTCATCAAAGGGATTACCGCGCTGGAAAATGTCATGTTACCGGCCTATCCGTTGGGACGGCCCCGTGCGGCGCTCAGAGAAAGCGCCATACGATCGCTCGACGCCCTCGGTCTGCGCGAGAAGGCGCTATCGAAGGTCGAATGGCTATCGGGCGGGGAGGCGCAGCGCGTGGCCATCGTGCGGGCCTTAATCAATGATCCGTCCGTCATCATCGCCGATGAACCGACGGCGCATCTTGACAGGAGCTTATCGCATCGCTTTCTGGAGATCGTCGAACAATTCAAAGTGCAAGGGAAAACCGTCCTGATCACCAGCCATGATCCGCTGGTCTATCAGGCAGCGGTGGTGGATCGCGTGGTCAAGCTCCGGGACGGCAGACTCGAGGAGGAGGCATGA